In Mytilus edulis chromosome 4, xbMytEdul2.2, whole genome shotgun sequence, the following proteins share a genomic window:
- the LOC139519153 gene encoding lysM and putative peptidoglycan-binding domain-containing protein 3-like — translation MSRGYARPNDRGSLIKKNEDYPYAQVQNVKKSRVYVFGDADLEEDEIVEYEMSEMRSRNQQTKKNKQKKEPLLFDRKITDGDTLQSLSLQFGCPVAELKRVNNFITDQDFYSRRSIKIPVKQYSFLTEMLDKQKEEEVDNKITNGMTIVDETEENVGFMESSETDNDSLHDLSDPETQRQVIRTISINDTFRSQSKEAKEFLKNMDKDLSKIRKTRGDNSSLEEVVSLLTSPRIQPFPKKPAAVNWVDCGVRWWTIVLVIIVVAILVPLVILIYYELRSKS, via the exons ATGAGTAGAGGTTATGCAAGACCAAACGACCGGGGAtctctcattaaaaaaaatgaagattatcCATATGCACAAgtccaaaatgttaaaaaatcccgGGTCTACGTATTTGGCGATGCAGACCTCGAGGAGGATGAGATCGTTGAATACGAAATGTCTGAAATGCGATCCAGGAACCAACAAACtaaaaagaacaaacagaaaaaagaaCCACTTTTGTTTGATAGGAAAATCACTGATGGAGACACGTTACAAAGTCTTTCCTTACAGTTTGGATGTCCG GTGGCTGAATTGAAGAGGGTGAATAACTTTATAACAGACCAAGACTTTTATAGCCGACGTTCAATTAAAATTCCAGTGAAACAGTACTCATTTTTAACAGAAATGCTGGACAAACAAAAAGAGGAAGAAGTGGATAATAAGATTACAAATGGAATGACTATTGTTGATGAAACGGAAGAGAATGTTGGCTTTATGGAATCATCTGAAACAGATAATGATTCTTTACATGACCTTAGTGACCCAGAGACTCAGCGTCAAGTCATTAGAACTATTAGCATTAATGACACGTTTCGTAGCCAGTCAAAAGAAGCcaaagaatttttgaaaaatatggaCAAAGATTTATCTAAAATACGAAAAACAAGAGGTGACAATAGTTCATTAGAAGAGGTTGTGTCTTTACTTACTAGTCCACGAATACAACCTTTCCCTAAAAAACCAGCAGCGGTCAACTGGGTAGACTGTGGTGTTCGATGGTGGACTATTGTTTTAGTGATAATTGTAGTGGCTATTCTGGTCCCcttagttatattaatttattatgaGTTAAGAAGCAAGTCTTGA